In the genome of Candida albicans SC5314 chromosome 6, complete sequence, the window CCCCCATTTATCTGGAGTCAAACCAAAAGCTTTTAAAGCTCTTTCTTGACACAAAAGTTCCATTCTATCAATATGTTCATTACCACCATAATATCTAGCACCAGGATAACCTTCAGAATATTTATTACACATTGGAGTTCCCAAGGCATCGAAAACAGCAGTAGTAGTGAAATTTTCTGAAGCAATTAAAACAATGGAATGTTGTTGtctatcaatttcatctttaatgatttgatcAACTTCAGGATCAGTATCTTTTAAATGACCTTCAGTCAATTGTCTATGAGATTGAGATAAAGCGTAAGCAGACATTATTAATGGATAAGTTTGTTAGatgaaaagaagaagtgaaaattctgaaaaaaaactttaaaaaaaaaacaaaaattctaaatgaaacaattatCGTTAGgtttatatattaattttttgttgagtTAGAAAAGAAGGGggaagttaaaaaaaaaacgagaTGAATAATTAATGTATGGACAGAGAAAGGAACCTGTTtattagttagttagtGTCCCATGTCCATGTGTCTATACGTGatgagaaagaaaagaagtgaaaaaaataattatagttgtaaataatttcatcggagtcaaaaaaaaaatttaaagatgaatttattttgCTGATTGCTTTTACTGTTCACCGTTACAGGACTAAGAAGAGGAAAAATTGAACGTATCGATTTTGCAACACCAAATTGATCTTGGACAACTACACCCAAAACTATTTGTTTCATACTCATATACTAATACTTGtaaattaacaataatgagACATTATTCAATGTGTTAGTGGATATATGTGAAGTTATTAATAACTGCAATAGAAGTCCCATTCAAGTTTTGGTTCCTCTTCCCATCGTGtttattcttgttgttaTCATTTCAAAACTTCCTATTAAGACAATATCATTGTTTGTAAGGTTATACTCCTGCGCTTGAGTATAGTGCTGTTCTACTTTAGTTGTCTTGTTTGGTTTTACTTTATCATAGCAATTTGTTGAgtaaaaaaagatttatgGGTATACTCTTGGCgaaatacaaaatatgTAGATCAGGTATAATTAccaaaataaattcaatctGGTTATGTGACTTGCCAATAATCGTATTTTTCAGATCTTTCACTGGTGATATAAAATTTCATGTGATTTTTATGCCAAAACTTatctgaaaaaaaaagagaaaaatagaataaaaaGGGACcagatttaataattgacgaaaataaataaacgGTTCTATTTAATTGgataaataattattatgataatattcaatttatattcaatGCTATATAgacaaataaattaataaaagaaataaccgattaacaacaataaaatcaaagaaaatcaaaaaaaatcaagtaACAACACTACTATGTTGTACTTATTTGATCAAAACTACTAGTAATTCCCCTTCTATATGATCACCCATATATTAAGTTCATTATATCTCTaatagtttgttttttttgtccaTGCTTTTTCGTTTTCCTAGTTGTTTTCtcaattaaattcaaattaataataatagtaataatttattcaaatgtcccaaaagtttttgttcaaattcattcttatttttttcaattcaatataaCGTCACTCTTAATCTATGAGCAAAAGCTAATTTAGGAACAACCACACAAAGACAACTAAGTCcattcaaaataaataaattcaaattataacTTGAATAATGAGTACtgattaaaaataatcCAATGGGGACCAACATTAAGAATTTTTTGGAAGGAGTATATTGATcaccattatcaatttgttccCACATGGTTAAATTATCATAAGCTCCActattaaattcaaatggaGTTCCTTTAACTTGATGAAACATAATGTAGGATCCAATATTATAAGTCAAATTAGTTAATGTCCATTTccaatcattatttaaaacactaataaaattgaaaatcattTTCACTAATatgataataacaacatGAATCACCCATGCACCTTTTTGATGAACCCAATTGGCATTGACATTAGGATTCAATGCTTGATCAATCTTGGTGTCTAAAGTATCTGGTTCCAAATGTTGAATCAATGAAGATGATCTCCGTTGTCTAGTTATTGAATGTGCTGGTTGATGATGAGATGGAGTTGGGGTTAATGCATTCGCACTATTACTATTGCTTCTATTACgagtagaagaagaaggtgAAGTGGAACTACCTATACTACTACCTCTTCTATGAGAAGGCAGTGGGGTTGGAATAGGTGTAGAAAGTTTTTCTTCTGCTATAGGTGTAGGTGTTGAAGCTGAGGCTgatgttgaagaagatgatgaaaatggaGGTTCTGATGGAGCAGTCACGGTTATATTATCTGGTGTTAAATGTTCAATTTTCGAATTTGGTGAAACGTCAgtcattattaattaaaatgtAAGTGGGGCGAGGAGGAGGTGGGGATATagattaatattaatattaggatataatatatcaatcaataagATATTGATTAgtgatgaaattaaaaaataaaaaaaggaaaatgaaaatgaaaaaagaaagtggataagataaatatataaatacttTAGGAATTGGAATGACaagttatatatatatataagtattgaaaatgacaacaaacaacaatcaatgaaagaaagaaaagaagatttttttgttgtttgtttgaggaaggcaaaaaaaaattgtaaagAATTTTCCTTCTCATTCTTTTGTCTGTCTTTCTCACTGTCTCTATCTCTCTGTTAGGGCGAAACAACCCCCAGCcaaaaagaatcaattaattgaaaattaaatatacTACTTCTACCACCACCGTAATAACTATTTTATTGTGATTATATTACAACATTAGTGATTGGTGCAGGTGTTTAATTTAAGTCCTCTAGTATACTAAAAGATATTGGTACAATTAGATTACTATAATTAAGTGCTCAAACACTTGAATTTAAGAAATTAAACGAGAAAAAATGCATGACCCGGCCCCCCACCTCTGGCTCTGTTCCTACCTCCTTCCCTCCCCAAAGTTAAACAATGGATGCAATTAAATACCACTATTCTTGTTTAACGATGAGTTGAATTGTTTCATGCCTCGCTCTCTTTTGTGTACCATTTTATAGTATCTATCTCTATGTGAGATCATCATTGGCGCATCTTTTTCGGTCGGTCGTATACAGCACCTAATATCTAGACAGTTATCTACTCATCGTCgtcacaacaacaacaataatagatatgataatgataatgatattaatatatagatttttttaactAACTAAATACTTATCCTATCTTATCCTATGTAGGCACATATATACCATCAGAATGCCAACCACTGGCTGCAATACATACCCATTTCCCTTTGTATGATGGGGGTTTCACAGGTAATGGTTTAAGCACTACCAAATTATTCCCTCTTAACTTaacttcatcattatcCTCGgtattagtagtagtagtataCTGATCAAGAATACTTTGTTTACTTCCTAAGCCCAAACATCCACAAAATCTTGATTCTGTGCCCCAACTCAATAATGTCCCATCAGCAGTTAATGctaaataatgataatcaCCAATTTCtattcttttaatatttttaccttgtaattcatcaataatgatTGGTTTCATTCCTTGATCATTCCCATTATCGTGATATTccaaatgatgaagattaCCTAATAATACTTGATCATGATTAGTGAAAACggaaaaatcattaaaacaACCAGTAACTTTAGTAAACctaatattttctttattattttctgaTTGTTGCTGTTTCCAATGATTAAAATTATCCATTGGATTAgtaaattgtttaatttcatcaatggTTATATTTGATGTATCATCTCTTGTGGCAATTTCATGAACAT includes:
- the ORM1 gene encoding sphingolipid homeostasis protein (Putative endoplasmic reticulum membrane protein; Hap43p-repressed gene; mutation confers hypersensitivity to aureobasidin A), whose amino-acid sequence is MTDVSPNSKIEHLTPDNITVTAPSEPPFSSSSSTSASASTPTPIAEEKLSTPIPTPSPSHRRGSSIGSSTSPSSSTRNRSNSNSANALTPTPSHHQPAHSITRQRRSSSLIQHLEPDTLDTKIDQALNPNVNANWVHQKGAWVIHVVIIILVKMIFNFISVLNNDWKWTLTNLTYNIGSYIMFHQVKGTPFEFNSGAYDNLTMWEQIDNGDQYTPSKKFLMLVPIGLFLISTHYSSYNLNLFILNGLSCLCVVVPKLAFAHRLRVTLY